Below is a window of Nitrospirota bacterium DNA.
GCCTGGTTAAAGCGGTCGTGTTCGCCTTCATCATAGCGGCAGTGGGCTGCCACAGGGGCTTCCGGGTCCGCGGCGGGGCCGAGGAGGTGGGGGCAGCCACAACGTCGGCGGTCGTGGCCGCCATCTTCTTCATTATCGTGGTCGATGCCGTCTTCGCGGTGGTGCTGCACTACGCGGGCTGGGAGCAGAGCCTGGCCTATATCCCGTAGGAAATGAGCGAGAAGAGTCCCCTCATAGAGGTAAGGGACGTCTCTTTCGGCTTCGGGGAAGAGGCCGTCCTGCGCGACGTGCGTTTCAGCGTGGCGGAGGGAGAGATATTCGCCATCCTCGGGGCAAGCGGCTCGGGGAAGTCGACGCTCATGAAGCTCATGGTGGGCCTTCTCAAGCCCGACGAGGGGCACGTGCTCATCCACGGAGAGGCCCTGTGCTGCGCTCCATCCGAGAGGCAGAGGGAGCTCAAGAGGGGAATAGGGGTGCTCTTTCAGTCTGGGGCGCTTTTCGGCTCCATGACGGTGGGAGAGAACGTCGCCCTTCCTCTGGAGGAATATACGAACCTGTCCCCGGCATCCATCAGGGAAGCGGTCAGGATGAAGCTTGCCATGGTGGGCCTGGCGCGCTACGAGAACCATCTTCCCTCGGAGCTTTCCGGCGGGATGCAGAAGCGGGCGGGGCTGGCCAGGGCGATGGCCCTGGACCCGGCCGTGCTTTTTTTCGATGAGCCCTCGGCCGGGCTCGACCCCCTCCTGTCGGCGGAAATCGACGACATGATACGCAGCATCAACGCCATGGGCACCACCATAGTCATCGTGACCCACGAGCTCCTGTCCATTCTGGCCGTCGCCGAGAGGGTGGTGATGCTCGATGAGGAAGAACGGGGTATAATTGCGGAAGGCGACCCCCGGCAGCTCAAGGAGAGCGCTTCGGACCCGCGCGTGTGGTGCTTCTTCAACCGCCGGGGCGAACAGGCAAGGGAAGGAAAGGCAAAGTGCCCAGGGAGAAGACTTCGAAATTCATGATAGGGCTCTTCGTGGTCCTTGGCGTTGCCATTGGCGCCGGCACCATCGTCTGGATAGGGGCATCCCGGTATTTCGAGGAAGGCAGGAAATACGCGGCCTATTTCGACGAGTCCGTTCAGGGCCTGCGGGTGGACTCGCCGGTGAAGTACCGGGGGGTGGAGGTGGGAAGGGTCAACGCCATTCGCATCTCTCCCGACAACAGGCTGGTCGAGGTGGTGATGACCGTCAACCTCCAGGGGGACCTCACGAAGGACACCGTGGCCCAGCTCGCGCCGGTGGGTATCACGGGCCTGGTCTTCATCGAGCTGGACCGCCGTAAGAGGGGCGAGGAGCTGGAGGTCTCCAAAATCACCTTTCCCACGGAACAGCCCATGATTCCCACCCGCCGGTCCGAGCGCGAGAAGCTCAAGGCCGAAGCGGAGAGGATTCTCTCAGAGCTCCGGCAGATAGATTTGGTGGGCGTCTCCCGGCAGTTCAAGGAGACCGCGCTGGCGGTCGAGGAGTTTCTCTCCAACAAGCAGATGAAGCGCATGGTGAGCAACCTGGAGAACACCTCCGCCCAACTGGACAGGACCATGACG
It encodes the following:
- a CDS encoding ATP-binding cassette domain-containing protein, translated to MSEKSPLIEVRDVSFGFGEEAVLRDVRFSVAEGEIFAILGASGSGKSTLMKLMVGLLKPDEGHVLIHGEALCCAPSERQRELKRGIGVLFQSGALFGSMTVGENVALPLEEYTNLSPASIREAVRMKLAMVGLARYENHLPSELSGGMQKRAGLARAMALDPAVLFFDEPSAGLDPLLSAEIDDMIRSINAMGTTIVIVTHELLSILAVAERVVMLDEEERGIIAEGDPRQLKESASDPRVWCFFNRRGEQAREGKAKCPGRRLRNS
- a CDS encoding MlaD family protein; the protein is MIGLFVVLGVAIGAGTIVWIGASRYFEEGRKYAAYFDESVQGLRVDSPVKYRGVEVGRVNAIRISPDNRLVEVVMTVNLQGDLTKDTVAQLAPVGITGLVFIELDRRKRGEELEVSKITFPTEQPMIPTRRSEREKLKAEAERILSELRQIDLVGVSRQFKETALAVEEFLSNKQMKRMVSNLENTSAQLDRTMTAIGDAVEQGKVAAVLDETHATLSDARTLIAEARKEMAALKLGQTSEEARDLVEGLRQRTGAISSDMTITAENLRRASQRLERLLMELSQDPSALIFGEQPPPARQREQ